In Sulfurisphaera javensis, a single genomic region encodes these proteins:
- a CDS encoding VWA domain-containing protein, with the protein MTISARLEFSHKYSFNSPIRGTFKLTVVPEMLSVASGFHYIILLDTSGSMRGEKIETAKRGAIELLNRIPQGNKVTLITFSSYVNTLFEFEERKDLVIENIQRIYAKGYTAFHTALTTAVQIAKKYNVPGYFILLTDGRPTDRKDIQAYEMLDFPREFKVIAYGIGYDYEERFLKIIADKTGGIFIHIQDPKEIINSLPQAAVTKIGAKDVVIDIDAPSSIRLLNYPGPPVILNAIDKTVTIYGETTIPARFNGNALVVTISYVNPLDNLKKNITLQAQVYPATDTQMFLSGINNEINNEYQYYELMNKLADQVNSENLIEATKTLNQMQQIAQQTKRVDLIETTRKLQQSIGSTRNVEQTRKTIMSEVTKKMRS; encoded by the coding sequence ATGACTATATCCGCTAGACTAGAATTTAGTCATAAATATTCTTTTAATTCACCTATAAGGGGGACATTCAAATTAACAGTAGTTCCAGAAATGCTATCTGTAGCCTCAGGCTTTCATTACATAATTTTACTTGACACTTCTGGTTCAATGAGAGGAGAAAAAATCGAAACAGCAAAAAGAGGTGCAATTGAATTATTAAATAGAATACCTCAAGGAAACAAAGTTACGTTAATTACATTTTCTTCTTATGTAAATACTTTATTTGAGTTTGAGGAAAGAAAGGATTTAGTTATTGAAAATATACAAAGAATTTATGCTAAAGGATACACAGCATTTCATACAGCATTAACTACTGCAGTACAAATTGCTAAAAAGTATAATGTGCCGGGATATTTCATATTACTAACTGATGGACGCCCTACAGATAGAAAAGATATTCAAGCTTATGAAATGTTAGACTTTCCAAGAGAATTCAAAGTCATAGCTTATGGCATTGGCTATGATTATGAGGAAAGATTTTTGAAAATTATAGCTGATAAAACTGGCGGTATTTTCATTCACATTCAAGATCCTAAGGAGATTATAAATTCACTTCCTCAAGCAGCTGTAACTAAAATAGGGGCAAAGGATGTCGTAATAGACATTGATGCACCATCATCAATAAGGTTATTAAATTATCCCGGACCACCAGTAATATTAAATGCAATAGATAAAACAGTGACAATTTACGGTGAAACTACAATTCCAGCAAGATTTAACGGAAATGCATTAGTAGTAACGATTAGTTATGTAAATCCTTTAGATAACTTAAAAAAGAATATTACATTACAAGCTCAAGTTTATCCAGCAACTGATACCCAAATGTTTCTTAGTGGTATTAATAATGAGATTAATAATGAATATCAGTATTATGAGTTAATGAATAAACTTGCTGACCAAGTTAATTCAGAAAACTTAATAGAGGCTACAAAGACATTAAATCAAATGCAACAAATAGCACAACAAACAAAAAGGGTTGACTTAATTGAAACGACTAGGAAGTTACAACAAAGTATTGGATCAACTAGAAATGTAGAACAGACTAGGAAAACCATAATGAGTGAAGTTACGAAAAAGATGAGATCATAA
- a CDS encoding AAA family ATPase, translated as MINYWTLIYGRRKTGKTTLLKNCLKYDYYVTIADEQEGLLENGERKKIEEILKDIREELRKGSFVIIDEFQRLPMKYYTDLSTMPKDSILVLAGSSYGVLNKVFDSNSHLLGFFTPKGIRIMNYDTVLAQLEDPILSVLFRDPWIIPFINSYDDFVSRVKEFILISKGLIEEVFKEEERQLTETYYRILLKVAEGVWKSSELAGILQVEGVKQLFHLC; from the coding sequence ATGATTAATTATTGGACTTTAATTTACGGAAGAAGAAAAACTGGAAAAACTACGCTTTTGAAGAACTGTCTCAAGTACGATTATTACGTTACAATTGCTGATGAACAAGAAGGGCTATTAGAAAATGGTGAAAGAAAGAAGATAGAAGAGATCCTAAAGGACATAAGGGAAGAGCTTAGAAAAGGAAGTTTTGTTATAATTGATGAATTCCAGAGGTTGCCAATGAAGTATTATACTGACTTATCTACTATGCCCAAGGACAGTATACTTGTTTTAGCCGGGTCAAGTTATGGTGTGCTAAACAAAGTCTTTGATTCAAATTCTCACCTTTTAGGTTTCTTTACTCCTAAGGGGATAAGGATAATGAATTACGATACAGTTCTGGCACAATTAGAAGATCCAATACTGTCTGTCCTCTTTAGAGACCCATGGATTATTCCTTTTATAAACTCTTATGATGACTTTGTATCTAGAGTTAAAGAGTTCATACTGATTTCTAAAGGTTTAATAGAAGAAGTATTTAAAGAAGAGGAAAGGCAGTTGACGGAAACGTACTACAGAATTTTACTAAAAGTTGCTGAAGGAGTTTGGAAAAGCTCTGAATTAGCTGGAATACTACAAGTTGAGGGGGTGAAGCAACTGTTTCATCTATGTTAA
- a CDS encoding ABC transporter substrate-binding protein produces MFSLTQAAKEINLTIEYEVVPFTPTLKQDLITGNYQLITFGWDVTPIVPGFLYFIDGPLAPSNSDDDFVNTTINQLLTEAYVTPSTLNQSEMYTKQAIYDLQYAVLEIIAGWGNSVAGAYLSGYANYIPTVSAGISLMNVHVANSTKGKFTWGLAPESAAPTTYDVYSAETACEFDGLQEVYDTPLSSPPYNPLQLLPWVVANWTIIDHLNETIPGTNIKLVNGQEIIMYLVHNDTFQNGLPLTALAINFTIWYFDMGGYSSNPFNASKDTVYIGTYCGKPVILNYTAETSAPSFEWFDHLPNLVYSYVPPNNPYEIEIFFNDSNLWNIYSLSGIYIVPPNIFENIPPQWLGEDIYSVSHNGQVIGSGPYYLYSWNTSTGSIFLRNNGYFRLDPLVNFIANITQGNTYTLTFNITQVYGAPAYINGKATVTTPLVPIDNATGVAEIWIYGETPKPIETIPITHVSGNTYEVTINTANLTPGDTYVVFINATYTEPVMLNFSANSVGGGVKYVPMTHYFYEYYSFNVISKTAVVTTTTTSTTVTTTTTTTTAVSTITPVTSVTLPSVPSVTVTTTTAVYESVGIGAVFIIIAIAVSFLLGRKKE; encoded by the coding sequence TTGTTTTCCCTTACTCAAGCAGCTAAGGAAATTAATTTAACAATTGAATATGAAGTAGTTCCATTTACACCAACATTAAAACAAGATTTAATAACAGGAAACTATCAATTGATTACCTTTGGATGGGATGTTACTCCTATAGTACCGGGCTTTCTATATTTCATTGATGGACCTTTAGCACCATCTAATAGTGATGATGATTTCGTAAATACAACTATTAATCAATTATTAACAGAAGCTTATGTAACTCCCTCTACACTTAACCAATCTGAGATGTATACTAAACAAGCCATATATGATCTACAATATGCAGTACTAGAAATAATAGCTGGCTGGGGTAATAGTGTAGCTGGCGCTTATTTATCTGGGTATGCAAATTACATTCCAACTGTAAGTGCTGGAATTAGCTTAATGAATGTCCATGTAGCTAATTCTACTAAAGGTAAATTTACATGGGGTTTAGCTCCAGAATCGGCAGCACCAACTACTTATGATGTTTATTCTGCAGAAACTGCATGCGAATTTGATGGACTACAAGAAGTGTATGATACACCATTATCATCACCACCTTACAATCCATTACAATTGTTACCATGGGTAGTAGCAAACTGGACTATTATTGATCACTTAAACGAAACTATACCCGGTACTAATATCAAATTAGTTAACGGACAAGAGATAATAATGTATTTAGTTCACAATGATACTTTCCAAAATGGTTTACCACTAACAGCCTTAGCTATAAACTTCACAATATGGTACTTTGATATGGGTGGTTATTCAAGCAATCCGTTTAACGCTTCGAAAGATACAGTATATATAGGAACTTACTGTGGTAAACCGGTCATATTAAACTACACTGCTGAAACAAGTGCTCCATCATTTGAATGGTTTGATCATTTACCAAATTTAGTTTATTCATACGTACCTCCAAATAATCCATACGAAATAGAAATATTCTTCAATGATAGTAACTTATGGAACATATACTCATTAAGTGGAATCTACATAGTTCCACCAAACATATTTGAAAACATTCCACCACAATGGTTAGGAGAAGACATTTACTCAGTATCTCATAATGGTCAAGTAATTGGTTCTGGTCCATACTACTTATACTCATGGAACACAAGTACTGGATCAATATTCTTAAGAAATAATGGTTACTTCAGATTAGACCCATTAGTTAACTTCATTGCTAACATTACTCAAGGAAATACTTACACATTAACATTTAACATTACTCAAGTTTATGGAGCACCGGCATACATTAATGGAAAAGCAACAGTAACAACACCATTAGTACCAATTGATAACGCTACTGGTGTTGCTGAAATATGGATATATGGAGAAACACCAAAGCCAATAGAGACAATACCAATAACTCACGTTAGTGGAAATACTTATGAGGTAACAATTAATACAGCAAACTTAACTCCCGGAGATACTTACGTAGTGTTCATTAATGCAACATACACAGAACCAGTAATGTTAAACTTCAGTGCTAACAGCGTTGGTGGTGGAGTTAAATATGTACCAATGACTCACTACTTCTATGAGTACTATTCATTTAATGTAATATCAAAGACTGCTGTTGTAACAACTACAACTACGTCAACAACAGTCACAACAACCACTACAACTACAACTGCAGTTTCAACAATTACTCCAGTAACATCTGTAACACTACCAAGTGTACCAAGTGTTACAGTAACAACTACAACTGCAGTATATGAATCAGTTGGAATTGGAGCAGTATTTATAATAATAGCTATAGCAGTTTCATTCTTATTAGGTAGAAAGAAAGAATAA